The region ACGGAATCACATTGGATTTGGAGGATAAATACGGAGAATACAACACTGGTTACAGAAAAGAGAGCAAAGGGATAATATCATCCCATAGAGCACACATGAACCTGCTACAAAGATTAGGGGAAGACGTGCATGTCAATGTCACTAGTTTAAACCCACAGCAAAGATCCAAAACCAACCAATGCTTGCGTCCTGGTTTGCCGACGCGTCGGGGCTCGTTGGACACGAAGACATCCACTTCGCATTCAGACAAGATGCACCGGGAACGACGATGGTTGGATGGGCCTAGGTGTGGTAATGGAttgaaatttttctatataaaatttggcttggATTTAAAATGAGGTGAGTTAaaattgtatatgtttttaagctaaaaatatttaagggtTTAATATGGTTGTAAAAGGACCTAAGTGCATTGGCCCATTATAACTCTTAGAAGAGTTTTTGCTGCACACATACTAAGCTTGAAACTCAGCGGTAAAGTCTATGGCAGCCAAAGACCACCTGCAAGTTGTTTGGACCAAttagagatggcaatgggttGGGCTTTGGGTCGGGTTCTGTAAAAACCCACCCATCATAAAACCCGTGAATGTAAGGTAACCCATACTCGTAAACCTTTATGGGTGCAAAACTAAATCCGTATCCATACCCATTGGGTACCCTAAACCCAATGGGTACACACCGGTGAAAccacatcaaataaaaaaacatcttaaTCGAGACATTTCCATGAGTATATTAAGGTTTctcaatatttaattatagaaaataagcaaataaacatagccaattaattaatatagcaacaagaaaataaaaaaagtacaaTAGTAAGCAAGTAAAACTAAGCTTGACGGAATCTAACATTCGGTCATCCAATCATATCGACACAAACGAACAATCATGCCTCAACAATATTCTGATACTCCCGGCTTATAATACTAGACAATAAGCAGTTTCATGTCGAATATTTAAAGGTGTCGCTAGATTTTTGGGCCCTAATTGGACCCATGGGTTAAATCCAAAACCCGTACTCAACCCATAGCTTCACGGGTACCCATATCCATAAACCCATGGGTACAAATCTTCATTCATACCCACTCTCATTGGGTATAAAACCCGTTGGGCTCCGGACCCGTGGGTCTAATTGCCATCCTTAGGACCAATGCCAATCTCACACTCTTTAGGGGAAGGAAGCCGCAATATAGAGAGGATTGCAGTCATAGCACGTGCGCACGAAGTCATCAAATGGGAGGATTAAACATGTTGCTATTACATTTAACATCCTCCAGCGGAAGGGAGCCCTAGAGAAAGGAGAGCCACTGAACATGGTGTCCAACGACATCGAAACAAGAGGGGTAATGGGCAAAGGTCTTTGTGTTTTTCCCAaccttatttaattcttaaaaacttttagctaaaaaatctatataattttatttttaactcattTTGATTCCaatccttaaattttataggaaaaaaaattagacacATGATCCAAGTAACGGGGATAAAGACGACACAAGAAACTAGGCAAATAGATCTGGATGTGGTGGTAGTTGAATAGGTAAGACATACAACAGTGGAAACATATGCAGTGGAGCTAAAGATAGATAGAGCAAAGCACAACTCCTAGGCACAGCCAACAAACTATTCCAAGAATCGGCCAACTCAAAAATCTCGTCAAAATATAGAAACTGAGAGGAGGGGTACCAACAGACCTTCTAAGCCGAATGAAATTATAGGAAACGGTTAGGATGGGCACAGcatgttgttacttgttagtGACACTGGGATAAGAATGAAGGGAGGGATGTGAAGGATAAAAGAACACGTTCCATCCATAGACCTCAATCAGAAGAGTCTAAAATGAGCAGGTTTGGGGAAGAATAAAGTGGAGAATAGAAAGGTAGTGGGTGGGAGGAGGGTAGGGCATGCGGTGTTTTCCCGTAGGTTGTCTGAAGAAACCAACAAAAAGAGTCATGTCAGTACAAAACTTGTTTGGTTACGTGCATAGGTCGGAGATGTAATACTCTTTCAAtccaataataaatattacaaTTTATCTTATGGAATGATGGAACTATCCTAAAAAAGGTTGATTTTAGCAGCATTCATCGGAGAATATCTAATGAAAACCATCAAATAAGTGAAAAGCCGTGAAAATCAGATCTAGAAGTTCTATAAATTCATGATAAAATAATCAGAAACATATACAGGCGTGAACTACGTTACCACCAAACAGCATGCCTAAACTCAACTTCATTCGGGGAGGTAAAAACAGATTTCAAACAAACTGCTACTGTTCATCTATAAAGTTTGTTGTTTAACCTCCCAAACAAAGTTGAGTTTGGATTTGATAATTCATGGTAATATAGTCCATGCCTATGCATGTCATTAGCAAttctttttattgttttttgaaaaacttttagATCTGATTTATATGGTTTTTCACCGGATATTTCTCCTTCATAGACAGTTAGGGTCAAGTACAGAACACTCACTTACAGATGTACATGTCAAATTTAAGTCGATTCAAatgtgtgattttttgaaacacCATTATAATGATAACTGTGGTCTACCATCCCATGGTTTTGTGCAACTTTAGTGCTCCAAGGAAACTCGTTCTTTAGCATTGATCAGCCGATCATTTAACGTTGAACCAAAGAACATACTAGAaccatgttatatatatatatcccatGGTAAACATGTGGTACAAAGCAGTCACACAAGTGAAAAAAGCACAGCAGTTTGTATTACTACAACGGTTAAACGGGGTAGAAACACATCCAACTTGTTGACGAGGTCATGGGGGATTTGAAGATAGCAATACTTAAAGGCAGAAGTATCCGAGGTGCAGCACAATGCACAAAAGACGCACTGCATTCATTTCAGCAGAGTTTTAACGATGGATTTGACATTGAGCTTCTTGAGGTCAGTGTAAGACTGACCGCAGCCAACGAACATGACTGGAGCTCCAGATATGTAAACCATGGAAAGTGCAGCTCCGACCTACATATTTTGTAGAGTTGTCACCAACATACGGTAAAGGAAGGCAGTTGCAGTTAAATCGAATTCTGGGCTCAAGTTCAGACCTTGTCGTCGATGGTGTCAAACTTGGTGAGCAGGATGCCATCTATCAATCTGGCAGTAGGGACAGCGGAAAGGTCTGCTAATTTCTGTTCAACAAATGAAACCGTTCAGTGCATTCCATAGTACAAGTTAAATGTTGCTATCAGATACGCATTACTAATAGCAATCACTAGTCCTTGGAAGGCAATCAGTACCTGGTTAAATTTAGTGAGTTGATCAACAGCGTCATTACCAACCAATGCTTCCCcaacaaataaaactagatCTGGGGTATTGAGATTGATGAGCTTGGAGAGTGCTCTCATGAGTGGCTCATTATCCTGGTAGAGAAGATAAATGTAAGAGATGTGTTAACCAGAGAAGATACATTCCAAGGACATAAATACGATACAAGAGTAAACTGTGGTTAGGCCACTCAACCAACCTGCATACGCCCAGCAGTGTCAACAAGAACAACATCTGACTTATTACGAGAGGCCTCCTGAATAGCCTCCTTTGCAACCACCGCTGGATCTTTCTCATATCCCTTCTCAAATATAGGTATCTGCACAATTTGTAGAATGCAAATATCCACGAAGGTATGGTGCAGTTTCAAAGTGGCAAACACAGATATATGactaaacaaaatttagaaGTGAGCATTCATAAGTGAATGCCAAGTAGCTAAAACCCTGGGACTATTTTCCTTTGTGCCACAACAGGAGGCACCAAGAGGAAttgggaaaatattttcaccattagaaccttttggccacgccaccccGTCTGGCATGGCAGCTCCTTTTGCTAGGAGGGGTGgcgtggcaaaaaaaaaaaggttcatatggtgaaaatatttttcgtcaagatttagtaataaaattatttattaaaaatgtttaaaaaataaaaaatccacCAAGAGAGCATTATATCAATGCAGTTACACATTTTCATCAAGAAaaccatcttttcacttctgcttccgcttataagccaaaaaagtgaattttaaaacctaatttttttcatcaaagtttattttacatcattttcttttgaatcgcaatagatatgtatatagaagttttacccataaattattttttgtttgctaatAAGCCGGACTAAGCGAAACAATGGGAGGGTAATGGGATATTCAGAAGTTAGAACATTACCTGAAGCCTACGGGAATGAGTGCGCAGCTGCTCAACAGCACCAGATCTAAATGTATCACATGCTGCCAGCATCACACTAAGGTTATGCTGAAGAAGCCAGTAAGCAACCTGTAAATTACAACAATACATGGGATGAGCAAAATTCCATTGAAGTATGGCAATATTCCTTTTTCATTGATGGTTTATTTGATAGCTGTACCTTTGCAAGATTGGTGGATTTGCCAACTCCATTCACaccaacaaaaacaataacaTATGGCTTCCCACGCTCCTTGGCAGCATGTACATCCCTTAGTATATCAATAGACCGCCTTGGGGTTAAGATGCGAAGAAGTGCCTCCTCCATAGCTGTCTGTCGTAAgtacaataaaaaagaagagtaTTAGGATACAAGAAGCTAAAGCGAATAACTTgctaagctaaaatttgcaTTAGGATGTGCCACAAACCTGAACAGTAGAGGATATCCTTGTGAAAGATCCCAGCTTTTTTCCCTCAAGGCTAGCTGCTACTGATTCACAAAGCTTTTCTGCAATTTCTTCAGCCTGCATAAAGATGACAAGTTTCCTTTACCTGGATAAATAATAACAGAAAAGGCAAAGAACCAGTCTAGTAAGCTTATGAAGTATCATGCAATTGTTTTAGACAAAATTCATACCACATTCTTAGTCATCAGCCTATCTTTAAGCGCTTTGAGTGCAGGTTGAAGGTCAGACTTCTCAAGAACACTGTTACCTGCAATGCTGAGCATAGGGAAATAGAAATATTGCCATTTAAGTTTACAGATTAACAAATTATAAGAGAAAGTTGCAAACTGGCAACCACAGCTACTTAAATACAATATCAAGGGATGTGGGGAAAAAGTAATTTCATCTGTGTGTTGATCTGGCAGAGGGTAAACAATGAGACGCGGAACAGATTACAGGCTGCATGAGATATCTAACACCATATAAACCTGTCATTCTACTCAACAGTCAAGACATAACTTATTTCAGAACATAACTGAAGCAGCATAACACAATTAGGAAGCATCCTGGAAAAAGGAATATATCCTGGTTGCACTCTGAGGTTGAAACAATGCAACTGGCTAGGAACAAATATGCTGAAGCTTAAATCACCGAAGTACATTTGCAAATTGTTAAGGAAACAAAATTGACTACGCATTATACGATGTCAAAAGATGCGGAACATGTGTATTACCTCTTGAACATCGATGAGAACCATCCTTTCTTCTTTTGGACATCTCCAGAATTTTCCTCTccatcttcctcttcctcttcttcatcatcactGCTTACAACGTCATCTTTATCCATCATGCTTGCTCCCTGGCGGACAACCACCTGGTCTATCACCTCGTCCCCTCTCTTATCAGCTGGGTCTGTGTAATCCAGCTTCTTGTTGGAAGATCCATCATCCCAAACCCTATTTTTCTTGACAGTCTTCTTTGGTTCAGCTTTGTTTGTGTTCCTGGCCACATTACCAGCAGCCTCATTCTTCTTCCCACCCTTGTTTTTTCTCAACTTCAGTAACTTCTTTACATCAAAGGCCCCATCGTTGGGGTCTCCGTTCTCCTTCCCTTTGACAACAACAGCACGGGCATGAGAATTGTCCTTGAGGCCATTCTCTTGCCACTTAAAGTTATCATTTGGGTGCTCCTTCCCGGAGTCGCCATCAGAGTCACCCTTCTCCGAATCACTGTTCTTCATAGCACCACCAGTGCCCTGAGAGGCACCACGACCTGGAGTGGTCTTGTTGGTGGAAACCTTGGTGGGGCGGGATCCAGTGAGCTGTTTATTCTTCTTCATCTCCTCGGAGCGTGCTTCAGCCTCGAGGTGGAGCTGGCGGAAAATCTCGTTGAAGGCATCATCATACGATGTGCGCTTGGGATCATAAATCTGAGAGAACTCCTTgcgaacggcggcgaggaggtcaTCGACGTAGAGGAGGTGGAGCATGCGCTGGTagacggcgacgaagacgaGGCCGAGATCGTTGTTGAAGGTCCACTTAAGCGCATAGGTGTCCTGGGAGAAGCTGGCGTCGGCGGAGCGCTCCTCGAGGAGGCAGGACCGGATGAGGGCGTCGATGGGCGAGCCCTtgagggcggcgccgccgagcgcgCGGCACGACGACCAGAGGATGAGGCCGCCGCGCGTGAAGATGAGCAGCTCCTCCAACATGTCGACCGACGAACCTGCCCCAGATCaatcaaaccaaaaaaaaaatctctttaaCTACACACGATCCGGCTAAACAGATCGAGACGAGAAATTGTAGCGGAGAGGCACGAATGGATCTGAGGCAGCGATCGGTGCCGATTTGGTAGATTACGAGGAACTAGACTTCGATTCGTAACGCGGATCGCTGCCGCCTTCGATCCCGGCTACAGCCCTAGGCCAGCCCCGATCGACGCCGACTGGATTTCAAGCTCGAGCCATGAACAAACCCCCTCAAAATCCacccgaaaaaaaaaacagaacagcCCGAAAtcgaacagaaaaaaaaacaggattCGAGGAGGACGAAGTGGATTCCAGATCGAGAAGCGGGAGAATTGaacgaggaggaagagcaaCGAACGGAGGgtgattcttcttcttcttaccTTTAGTCCCTGGGTCTGCTTGTGGTGTGGATGGGgaaaaaaaccgaaaaattcTCAAATCCAATCCGGCGTGCTGCTATTTATTCCTCCCGTCAgttggagggggaggaggaaagggATCCGGCTGGGCTGCACAGGCGCAGCGCAGGGGAAGGAAAGCCGCGTGCGGGTGCGTGGCCGACCTCGTTTGACCGGGTCCGACCGCGTGGCGCACAGCCACGGGCCGGTTGGAGGCCCAGATAAACGGACGTCCGCGTTGGAGCCCGGCCCATAGGCCCACCCACCCACGTTCGAGGCGAGGAGAGCGCGCAGCGCAGCTCCGTGACCACGCACACCGCCGCGTACTACTGCGCCAGCGCGGCCGCTGGGATggccctcctccccctcagTAGCTGcgagtatttaatattttgtcGTATGATATcgtgtttaaatatttattattttctgtatctatgatatgatatatagATGTAAAAACAGTATATTATGTTATAGACATATGAGTTAACGATCACATTTAAGAGACAAATCCTTAAATAATTCTACCGCGTGACCCGCTGCAATTTGGGACGAGAGACCATGGCTGATCCAACTTAGGGTACATATAGTCCCATAGACCACCAACCGGTGAATTTGGCTCCTAGTTACAAAGTAATATAGAGTACAAATATTATCAATGATTGATAacatgtaaatatgttatattaattgttaaaaaacGCTCATTTCAacttttaaaaacataaaactaccacccaaaatatcttattatgGATACAATGAAAGActcaaaatatcttattatgGATACTATGAAAGGTATTATATAGTTTGTCAAGTTGGAAGTCTGGTTTTCAGGTTCAGGTactaagaaaagaaaaatacgtCCAAAGTTTAGTGGtaatatggattttttttcccagttGGAATTATTACGCCAGTACTCCAGTTCTTTTGTTCGCAAACACCCCTCTTCTAAAATGGTatggctaaaatttgaaaaggaATGTAACAATGGCATCACGAACCATAGATATGAGAAGTGCTTCTCAATTATGATCGACCAATGTGAGTACTAAAGAACTGATGAAGATGCTGCCAGGCAAAATTTTGACCAAAGAGGGGCACATCGCAAGCAAACTTCGTCGCCTCGACACATGGAGGCCcatttttagctttttcatgataaaaaaccaaacaaaatatttacaaaagagaagtaatttataaataaaaattttatatagggctcttaactatctaaaaataaaaaaaatataatataaaatgtaatAAATAATCACttaaatcatctctaaatttaagattaaaaatttaactttggTCTGTCTCATAAGCATAGACAAAAAGAAAGGTCAATGAACCACGGGTCGTCCAACGGAAAGATGGATCGAGCCAAACAAGGGAGTTTGGTTGACACGAGAAATAATGTACGTTTGGTAATATCATCATTCAAGCAGCTGATTATTTTTCGTACGAAGGCAAGCATTCCTGACGCTGCACGCGAACGACGTCGAGGGCCGTCTTCTCGTCGATCGCCTTGCTCTGCTGCATCTCCATGTAGTCTCTGTACCTGATGCCCCGGAACTCCAGGCCCCGGCCgtccgccgccatctccggcagcggcgcgacgacggtgtCCAGGCACGGCCCGATCAGGCTCACGAACGACATCCTCGACTGCCGGCCGCCGACCATCGCGCGGTGGAGCACGCCCCTGTACCTTCCGTTGGTCACGATCTGCACACGCACATTCGCAGAATTCATGGCTGAACCCCGTACAGTTTCATAGACCTGTCAGTCAAGAACAGTACAGGCGATCGGATACCTCCAACTGATCACCGGCGATGACGAAGAACGACCCCGGGAGGGGCTTCGCGAGGACCCATTCGCCGTCGTGCTTGACCTGGAGGCCATCGACGCCGTTCTGGAAGAGCAGGGTGAGGAGGCCGTGGTCGGAGTGGGACGAGAATCCCAGCGCCTCTTCGTCCGGCCTGGAGCACACCGGGTAATGGTTCCCGACCAAGATCTGGAAGCACGAGCCAAGGTTGAGCGCTTCCGAGAggcggtcgccggcgagccccaGGCTCTCGGAGATCGCCTTGGTGAGCTCCAGCAACAGCGCCCTCGTGCAATTCGAGTACTCCATAGCAATCTCCCTAGCAATGTTGACCCATACATAGCAAAATTATCAATCTTTCACATCACACCATGTCAATGGTGAACAGCGAACGCTATACGAACCTTAGCTTTGCAGGATTCGGGGGGCAGTGGAAGTCGGGGTGAGAGAACATCTTCAGGTAGTCCCTCCTGCATTCTACGGCATCCACGGCAGAGTAGAATCCCGTTCCGATGCGTATAGGATCCATCGGCTTGGCACGCATGTActctttcttctcctccaaAGGCAAGCTGAACAGTTCCTTGCACGACTCCATGACTGCTTCTCGCAGAGCCTCGGTCACCCCATGGTTAGTCACCTTGATTCACGCGAGAAAAGATTCAGATGAGATGAGGGCTTTTCtatacctcgagatatcataaacttttacataaaaaattatggtaatactttttctaagaatgataaaaaaaacccatggGATAATCTAGCAAACAATCATTCGACTAACGAGTTGCTTCCGGTAAATGCAAGGTTGTCAAAGTACTTACACGGTTTCACTTTGTCTAAAGACtcatcgtttggtttttcagAAGataaagtcaaatgatatatttttaaataatatatatatatggggaaaattagatcctattATCAGACGTAGCTACTTCCTGCAtgtttatgataaaaaaacattttcataactgtttctacTCCCATCCAACAGAAAATATAGgtactattaaatctcatgtgaatgatataactacatgtatagagtttgtattttttgttggaagaaagaagaaatatgtatagaggtgtttctgcaccttaaaCGTGAAGTGAGTAGTTACACCTGGTAATAAGATAGatgcttcatatatatatatatatatatatatatatattcttaacaatataaaagcaaatacaggaaaaaaaactataataattttaaaattaaaactttaaattttgtcttataagcataagcagccATAATAAGATTAGACTCTAAGAGAGAATGTGATGCAGTTAATTGTTACAGAACTCTGAACTCATCTATCGTTGCTGAACATGAACAAAATAGCCTAATCAAACATAATATCGAGACCGAATAAAATTAAGGATTACCATGAAGAAGCCCCACTCCTCGCATGCCCTGCCTAGGTCTCGgatcgcccgcgcccgcgcctcGGGCGCGCCGTTGACGAGGACGCCGAGATCGACGACGGGGATTCCGGCGCCGTCCCCGCCGCATGCTCCGGCACGTTGGGACGGCAACGAGGCCgagccgtctccgtcgccgtcgccgtcgactgGCGGCTGCTCCTCATGGGATGGAACACGAGACGGCGCAGCCATGGCAGACTGGCCGCGGCCGCTCGCCAGGTGAGGTGCACCGTGCAGGTACGCTTGCTGGTGTACTCTTCCCTGCACGACAAAGGCATTCGTGTCATCGTGCGCTAGGTAGAACTTGGTAGTAGTTGTTCCCAAGATATTTTCGGGCCTGATCGATCGGTTTTCATTCTTGGTTGAGACCTCGTCTGAATAACTAGATGGGCTTCAATACCGGGCAGGCCGCATGTAGTAGTATCTTGGCCCACGCACAGGGTCATATTTAGGTCTAACTAAACATGGCCCTCTATATTCATCTGTTACCACCGGCATGAGCATTTATTTCttatgcaaaatttgctatatgACATCGAAAAAATGTGTAATTTGctggtggacaccgtaagatcatgaatttACCGTATGACACcacaaaaattttgtaattagttGGTAGACACTCCagtcattattttattaattttagagtcaaaaatttaaaatatgatgagATTGTTCTCaatggccaacccgttatgttGACTAGGTCCGGTCGAATCAGACCCAGTCGATCTCGGTACCACACCcacccgaaccctagcctacagggcGATTGATTagacgacagcggcggcgacccagctaaggcgagggcggcggcgaaccgACCACCGAGGACAATttcgttatttttaaaatttttgaccctaaaattaataaaataatggccgaAGTGTCTaacagctaattaccatatatttatggtgccctgcagcaaatcgtgatcttacggtatCCATCGGCTAATTGCACGTTTTTCGATGccctatagcaaattttgatatttcttaACGCATGTATGTTCatcgatttttttataattggaCCCTTCGGAAAACTAATTTGAAGAATAGACTACaccaaaaatttgttttaaaaaaaatcatcaactcAGTGCCAAGCTCGACGGTGCTGAGTTATAACATTTCAACGCTACAAACAATGACGGTGAAATCATATATGAGGTGGTGACGTTTTCCACGTCATCTGAGCTCAgcattttcatgcattggCGCTGAGTTCGCTACCAACTAAAGTGAGCCGCATAACCTCATAGATAGTCGACGGTCGATAGTATAGTGGTATAGCATTCGCCTCTCTCTGGAGCATAGTAGAAAACAGACCGAGGTCAACCCAATCTTACGGTCACGGGTTGAACCGTCGGACCACTAATCGAATTAtcggtttttatttattaatattatattttgtttatattatttttaatatagaatCTCTCATATT is a window of Oryza brachyantha chromosome 8, ObraRS2, whole genome shotgun sequence DNA encoding:
- the LOC102712837 gene encoding signal recognition particle receptor subunit alpha; translated protein: MLEELLIFTRGGLILWSSCRALGGAALKGSPIDALIRSCLLEERSADASFSQDTYALKWTFNNDLGLVFVAVYQRMLHLLYVDDLLAAVRKEFSQIYDPKRTSYDDAFNEIFRQLHLEAEARSEEMKKNKQLTGSRPTKVSTNKTTPGRGASQGTGGAMKNSDSEKGDSDGDSGKEHPNDNFKWQENGLKDNSHARAVVVKGKENGDPNDGAFDVKKLLKLRKNKGGKKNEAAGNVARNTNKAEPKKTVKKNRVWDDGSSNKKLDYTDPADKRGDEVIDQVVVRQGASMMDKDDVVSSDDEEEEEEDGEENSGDVQKKKGWFSSMFKSIAGNSVLEKSDLQPALKALKDRLMTKNVAEEIAEKLCESVAASLEGKKLGSFTRISSTVQTAMEEALLRILTPRRSIDILRDVHAAKERGKPYVIVFVGVNGVGKSTNLAKVAYWLLQHNLSVMLAACDTFRSGAVEQLRTHSRRLQIPIFEKGYEKDPAVVAKEAIQEASRNKSDVVLVDTAGRMQDNEPLMRALSKLINLNTPDLVLFVGEALVGNDAVDQLTKFNQKLADLSAVPTARLIDGILLTKFDTIDDKVGAALSMVYISGAPVMFVGCGQSYTDLKKLNVKSIVKTLLK
- the LOC102701573 gene encoding 2-oxoglutarate-dependent dioxygenase 19-like, with protein sequence MAAPSRVPSHEEQPPVDGDGDGDGSASLPSQRAGACGGDGAGIPVVDLGVLVNGAPEARARAIRDLGRACEEWGFFMVTNHGVTEALREAVMESCKELFSLPLEEKKEYMRAKPMDPIRIGTGFYSAVDAVECRRDYLKMFSHPDFHCPPNPAKLREIAMEYSNCTRALLLELTKAISESLGLAGDRLSEALNLGSCFQILVGNHYPVCSRPDEEALGFSSHSDHGLLTLLFQNGVDGLQVKHDGEWVLAKPLPGSFFVIAGDQLEIVTNGRYRGVLHRAMVGGRQSRMSFVSLIGPCLDTVVAPLPEMAADGRGLEFRGIRYRDYMEMQQSKAIDEKTALDVVRVQRQECLPSYEK